In Acidobacteriota bacterium, the genomic window CGCTGGCGACACTCTCGTCACTGTCGAACGCGGCGAGCGTCAACGCCGACGCGGCCACCACGGCCACGACGGACCACACCTTGGCGGCGGGAGCCAGACCGGCCCACCAGCTACCCAGACTGTAGTCGGCCGTCAATGCTTCGTTGCGATCGTGGGTCGTTCCGTTCATCAATTTCAGATCCCGTCGAGCCAGCTCGCGGGAACCGAGCTTGACCGGAGGTGCCACCACCGGCGCGAATGTCCCGGCGTCCGACTCGATCCCGAGGGCGTACTCGCCTTCGGCGACCGCGCTGAAAGAGTAGCGACCCTGCTCGTCCACGGCGGACTCGGAGACCGCGGTGCCGGACGGGTCGATCAGATGGACGCTGAAGCCCGTGGCCGGGGTTCCGTCCACACCGATGACAAGTCCTTCGATCGCGCCCGTCGGAGCCGAAGGTGCGGCGGAAACCGGGAGCACAAACAGGCTCAGGGCGATCATCAGCGTGAAACTCGTTATCCGTTTTGCGGTTGCGTACATGGTTCCTCCAGCCCGCATCGGGGGTCGGGCGGGCCTATCATTCTTCGGTCGTCCTTGTCATCACAACGCTTCCTGGGCGGCAGGTCAAGTCCCTTTTTCGATCGCTTCCGGTTCGACGAAGATCTCGGAGCGCCGAAAGAGCGGATAGAACGGATAAGCGGACAGAGCCTCGGTCCCGCCCTCTTCACGATCGACCAGACAGATCACGGCCGCGACACGGTGACCGGCGGACTCCACCGCCTCGATCGCTCGCAGCGTCGAGCCTGCCGTGGTCACCACATCGTCGACCACCACCACGGAGCTACCGGGCTCGAGGTCCCCCTCGATCTGACGGCTCGTGCCGTGCCCCTTGGCCTCCTTGCGGACGATGAAGGCCGGAAGCGGGCTGCCGATCTCGTAGCTGAGCGCCGCGATCGGGCAGACGATCGGATCCGCCCCTAGGGTCATCCCGCCGATGGCGTCGGCCTCGATCCCCTCTTCGGTCATCCGATCGAGGATGGCCCGAGCGACCCGGAAAGCCCCCTCGGCGCGAAGGGTCGTCTTCTTC contains:
- a CDS encoding carboxypeptidase-like regulatory domain-containing protein → MYATAKRITSFTLMIALSLFVLPVSAAPSAPTGAIEGLVIGVDGTPATGFSVHLIDPSGTAVSESAVDEQGRYSFSAVAEGEYALGIESDAGTFAPVVAPPVKLGSRELARRDLKLMNGTTHDRNEALTADYSLGSWWAGLAPAAKVWSVVAVVAASALTLAAFDSDESVASELLP
- the pyrE gene encoding orotate phosphoribosyltransferase; translated protein: MSQVDSRENRARLRELLQKHSLMFGDFTLVSGKKSRYYFDSKKTTLRAEGAFRVARAILDRMTEEGIEADAIGGMTLGADPIVCPIAALSYEIGSPLPAFIVRKEAKGHGTSRQIEGDLEPGSSVVVVDDVVTTAGSTLRAIEAVESAGHRVAAVICLVDREEGGTEALSAYPFYPLFRRSEIFVEPEAIEKGT